In Flavobacterium sp. N1736, the following are encoded in one genomic region:
- a CDS encoding isochorismatase family protein — protein MKKLILTAALLFITFIGFAQKPSPALLNPTNHTLVLIDYESQMAFAVGSTPIDQLRNNTALVAGASKIFNVPTIVTTVAEKSFSGPVFREIEEFYPKATSNYIDRTSMNTWEDAPAYKAIIGKGKKKIVFGGLWTSVCIVGPTLSAINDGYDVYVITDASADVSKEAHEMAITRMVQAGAHPITSLQYLLELQRDWARQETYVAVTDLAKKYGGAYGVGIQYAHEMLKH, from the coding sequence ATGAAAAAATTAATCTTAACAGCAGCTTTATTATTTATAACTTTTATTGGATTCGCTCAAAAACCAAGTCCGGCATTACTAAATCCAACAAACCACACATTAGTACTTATCGATTATGAAAGCCAAATGGCATTTGCTGTTGGAAGTACACCTATTGATCAATTACGTAATAATACTGCGTTAGTTGCCGGAGCTTCAAAAATATTCAACGTTCCGACAATTGTAACAACTGTTGCCGAAAAATCATTCAGCGGGCCGGTTTTCCGTGAAATCGAAGAATTTTATCCTAAAGCAACTTCAAATTATATTGATCGTACATCGATGAATACCTGGGAAGATGCTCCTGCATATAAAGCAATTATTGGAAAAGGTAAAAAGAAAATTGTTTTTGGCGGTTTATGGACAAGCGTTTGTATCGTAGGACCAACATTATCAGCAATTAACGATGGTTATGATGTTTACGTAATTACAGATGCAAGTGCAGACGTTTCTAAAGAAGCGCACGAAATGGCCATTACACGTATGGTTCAGGCAGGTGCGCATCCAATAACTTCATTACAATATTTATTAGAATTACAACGCGACTGGGCACGTCAGGAAACTTATGTTGCCGTAACTGATTTGGCTAAAAAATATGGCGGAGCTTACGGTGTTGGTATTCAATACGCTCACGAAATGTTGAAACACTAA
- a CDS encoding amidohydrolase yields the protein MKLSFKILTFLLIISLPIFSQSKKATLIVHHAVIHTLDDKNTIVEAMAVADGKILKIGKNSEILKLKNKNTTVIDAKGKVIIPGIFDSHMHIIRGGRFFNTELRWDGVRSLKKALAMLKEQAQRTPKGQWVRVVGGWNAYQFEEKRLPTLAEINEATGDVPTFVLHLYGHAYLNKAGIAALKIDANTPNPNGGLVEKDANGNPTGLLVAEPNAFILYSTLSKLPELSPEEKINSTKQFMTEMNRLGVTAIIDAGGGFQNFPDDYGTTNGLCKDSGLTIRMPYYLFAQKAGSELNDYSKWVSTVEIGEGCDDHDTDKVEYHAQGAGENLVMSGGDFENFDKPRPELSPAMEGQLKEVLSLLIKNRWPFRIHATYNESITRFLNVIEDINKETPLNGLLWFFDHGETVSLENLKRIKALNGGLAIQHRMAYQGESFIKRYGKTAAANTVPLKKILEMGIKVGMGTDGTRVASYNPWVGLYWLTTGKTLGGLKYMADENIQDRTAALKLFTYGSAQLINLEKDRGMLTADKLADFAILSDDYFNTPEEKILNIESELTVVNGKVVYADNDFRTFAQPTPKAIPDWSPVNYFGGYQKN from the coding sequence ATGAAACTCTCTTTCAAAATATTAACATTTTTACTCATCATTTCTTTACCCATTTTTTCTCAAAGCAAAAAAGCCACACTTATTGTTCATCATGCCGTTATTCATACTTTAGATGACAAAAATACAATTGTAGAAGCTATGGCTGTAGCCGATGGAAAAATCCTGAAAATTGGAAAAAACAGTGAAATCTTAAAATTAAAAAACAAAAATACAACCGTAATCGACGCCAAAGGAAAAGTAATAATTCCCGGAATATTCGATTCACATATGCACATTATTCGCGGCGGAAGATTCTTTAATACCGAATTACGCTGGGATGGCGTTCGTTCTCTTAAAAAAGCTTTGGCAATGCTGAAAGAACAAGCGCAAAGAACACCAAAAGGACAATGGGTTCGTGTTGTAGGCGGCTGGAATGCGTATCAATTTGAAGAAAAAAGATTACCAACACTTGCAGAAATTAACGAAGCGACAGGCGATGTTCCAACTTTTGTATTGCATTTATACGGTCACGCTTATTTGAATAAAGCCGGAATTGCAGCCTTAAAAATTGATGCCAATACACCAAATCCAAATGGCGGACTTGTAGAAAAAGATGCCAACGGAAACCCAACCGGATTATTAGTTGCAGAGCCAAATGCATTCATCTTATACTCTACCCTTTCCAAACTTCCTGAATTATCTCCCGAAGAAAAAATAAACTCAACAAAACAATTCATGACCGAAATGAATCGTCTTGGCGTAACTGCAATTATCGATGCAGGCGGCGGATTTCAAAACTTTCCGGACGATTATGGCACAACAAACGGTTTATGCAAAGACAGCGGTTTAACGATTAGAATGCCCTATTATTTGTTTGCCCAAAAAGCAGGAAGCGAACTTAACGATTACTCGAAATGGGTTAGCACCGTAGAAATTGGCGAAGGCTGCGACGATCACGATACAGATAAAGTAGAATATCATGCACAAGGCGCCGGAGAAAATTTGGTAATGAGCGGCGGAGATTTTGAAAATTTCGACAAACCAAGACCGGAATTAAGCCCGGCAATGGAAGGACAACTAAAAGAAGTTTTATCATTATTAATAAAAAACAGATGGCCGTTTAGAATTCACGCTACTTATAATGAAAGCATTACAAGATTCTTAAATGTAATTGAAGATATTAATAAAGAAACGCCACTAAACGGACTTTTATGGTTTTTCGATCACGGAGAAACCGTTTCCCTGGAAAATTTAAAACGTATTAAAGCTTTAAACGGCGGATTAGCAATTCAACACAGAATGGCGTATCAGGGAGAAAGTTTTATAAAAAGATATGGAAAAACGGCTGCTGCAAACACGGTTCCGCTTAAAAAGATACTCGAAATGGGCATCAAAGTTGGAATGGGGACCGACGGAACTCGTGTTGCCAGCTATAATCCGTGGGTTGGTTTGTATTGGTTAACAACCGGAAAAACACTTGGCGGCTTGAAATATATGGCAGACGAAAATATTCAGGACAGAACAGCGGCCTTAAAATTATTTACTTACGGAAGTGCCCAATTGATTAATTTAGAAAAAGATCGCGGAATGCTTACTGCAGATAAATTAGCAGATTTTGCGATTCTTTCTGATGATTATTTCAACACTCCCGAAGAAAAAATTCTAAACATAGAATCGGAACTTACAGTTGTAAACGGAAAAGTTGTTTATGCCGATAATGACTTTAGAACATTTGCACAGCCAACTCCAAAAGCCATTCCGGATTGGAGTCCTGTAAACTATTTTGGAGGTTATCAAAAAAACTAA
- a CDS encoding alginate export family protein → MKSPLNIFRLLLLLGFIYSANAQQNPVFQKLRYDDDVTYLKDSAKNWYEKIKYIPLSQNSKYYASIGGEARWQYTYTVNDKWGDESDEGDGYLLSRYLLHADAHLGAFRTFVELQSSLANSKIDPSPVDENQLDFHQAFLDIDFIKNENERLTLRSGRQEMSYGSQRLIAVREGPNSRLAFDAVKLFYKKNNWQTDAFFTHPIANKPGTFNDRFNENAQFWGSYTVIHKVPFIQNIDLYYLGLWKSRAVFDDAIGEENRQSIGTRIWKNKGNWKYDFEGLYQFGNINQKTISAWTLSSFACYTFENIKFSPEIGLKTEIISGDKNADDNHLQTFNPLYPRGAYFGLVALIGPSNLIDIHPSISLNLNEKLALGFDYDIFWRQTLSDGIYAPNMQLLYSGKDTTERFIGSQLISNLDYTANNFLSFTLETGWFNAGSFLKEVGTGKDYYYAALTAQFKF, encoded by the coding sequence ATGAAATCGCCCCTAAATATATTCCGATTATTGTTGCTTTTGGGATTCATTTATTCCGCAAACGCGCAACAAAACCCCGTATTCCAAAAGCTGCGATATGACGATGATGTAACTTATTTAAAAGATTCAGCTAAAAACTGGTACGAGAAAATCAAATACATTCCGTTAAGTCAAAATAGTAAATATTACGCAAGCATTGGCGGCGAAGCAAGATGGCAATATACGTATACCGTAAATGACAAATGGGGCGATGAATCTGATGAAGGCGACGGTTATTTACTTTCCCGTTATTTGCTTCATGCCGATGCTCATTTGGGTGCTTTCAGAACCTTTGTAGAGTTGCAAAGCAGTTTGGCAAACAGCAAAATTGATCCAAGTCCCGTTGATGAAAATCAGCTGGATTTTCATCAGGCATTTTTAGATATTGATTTTATTAAAAATGAAAACGAACGGCTTACATTACGATCCGGAAGACAGGAGATGTCGTACGGATCACAGCGCTTAATTGCCGTTCGTGAAGGTCCGAATAGTAGATTAGCGTTTGATGCCGTAAAACTATTTTATAAAAAAAACAATTGGCAAACAGATGCCTTTTTCACACATCCAATTGCCAATAAACCTGGGACTTTTAATGATCGTTTTAATGAAAATGCCCAATTTTGGGGAAGTTACACCGTTATTCATAAAGTGCCTTTTATACAAAATATTGATTTGTATTATTTAGGATTATGGAAAAGCCGCGCCGTTTTTGATGACGCTATCGGAGAAGAAAACCGTCAGTCTATAGGAACCCGAATCTGGAAAAATAAAGGAAACTGGAAATATGATTTTGAAGGATTATATCAATTTGGAAACATAAATCAGAAAACAATTTCTGCATGGACACTTTCATCTTTTGCCTGTTATACTTTCGAAAACATAAAATTTAGTCCTGAAATTGGTTTAAAAACAGAGATCATTTCGGGAGATAAAAATGCAGATGATAATCATTTACAAACCTTTAATCCTTTATATCCAAGAGGCGCTTATTTTGGATTAGTGGCTTTAATTGGTCCGTCAAATTTAATCGATATTCACCCTTCTATTAGTTTAAATTTAAACGAAAAACTGGCTCTCGGATTTGATTATGATATTTTCTGGAGACAAACTTTAAGTGACGGAATATATGCGCCAAATATGCAATTATTATATTCCGGAAAGGATACAACAGAACGTTTTATAGGTTCTCAATTGATTTCAAATTTAGATTATACGGCAAATAATTTTTTGTCGTTTACCTTAGAAACCGGCTGGTTTAATGCAGGTTCGTTTTTAAAAGAAGTGGGGACAGGAAAAGATTATTATTACGCCGCTTTGACCGCTCAATTTAAATTCTAA
- a CDS encoding 2'-5' RNA ligase family protein: MEKKYSVAIYPSQDVIDAVKTMKDYLKSKIEWYNSCNSVAHITICEFTIDDSQIDKYKQKLFKICDTFIPFQVSLDHFGSYVNGAFFIAPNEDSGNRLKSIMKKTQETLKPLKLKKSDDPHMSIGRKLIPENLKIASQLFTTIEIDFSCCEIVLRELDPVKKQFFVIDTFSFGSNPQPELIQGSLF; the protein is encoded by the coding sequence ATGGAGAAAAAATATTCCGTTGCCATTTATCCTTCACAAGATGTAATTGATGCTGTGAAAACGATGAAGGATTATTTAAAAAGTAAAATAGAATGGTATAACAGCTGTAATTCTGTGGCACATATTACAATTTGTGAATTTACAATTGATGATTCGCAAATTGATAAATACAAACAGAAACTTTTTAAAATTTGTGATACGTTTATTCCTTTTCAGGTAAGTTTAGATCATTTCGGATCTTATGTAAACGGTGCTTTTTTTATTGCTCCAAACGAAGATTCTGGAAATCGTTTAAAGTCTATCATGAAAAAAACTCAGGAAACTTTAAAACCTTTAAAACTCAAAAAGAGTGACGATCCTCATATGTCAATTGGTCGGAAATTAATTCCTGAAAATCTTAAAATTGCATCACAGCTTTTTACAACTATAGAAATTGATTTTTCGTGTTGCGAAATTGTATTGCGTGAACTGGATCCGGTTAAGAAACAGTTTTTTGTTATTGATACTTTTTCTTTTGGCAGTAATCCACAACCGGAATTGATTCAGGGAAGTTTGTTTTAA
- a CDS encoding helix-turn-helix domain-containing protein, translating to MKSLDSFYQDITEGSLIEPNSLLPNDIKKEIGHFNVFDIKELYERLKEKPGMPYDRRAYYKISLIRGKNKAEYADKIIEIEKQGLLFATPKIPYNYLPQDTNQSGQFCVFTSEFLSKNKSGIDLDELPIFASDGYPIFQLTDDEVSEVELIFNKIQKEINSDYVYKYDLIRNYVAELIHFGQKLQPITALYSKHNSAARVSSLFAELLERQFPIESPHQRLELRTAKDFAERLSVHVNHLNKVLKENTGKTTTELISSRLTNEAKILLKQTDWNISEIAYSLGFEELAHFSNFFKKQTTFTPLAFRL from the coding sequence ATGAAATCACTAGATTCATTTTATCAGGATATTACCGAAGGTTCATTAATTGAACCAAATTCTTTATTACCAAACGACATTAAAAAAGAAATTGGTCATTTTAATGTTTTTGACATTAAAGAACTTTATGAAAGGCTTAAAGAAAAACCCGGAATGCCTTATGACAGAAGAGCTTATTATAAAATAAGTTTAATTCGCGGTAAAAATAAAGCGGAGTATGCCGATAAAATAATCGAAATCGAAAAACAGGGACTTTTATTTGCAACACCAAAAATTCCGTACAATTATCTTCCGCAGGACACCAATCAATCCGGGCAGTTTTGTGTTTTTACAAGTGAATTTTTATCGAAAAACAAAAGCGGAATTGATCTTGACGAACTTCCAATTTTCGCTTCAGACGGTTATCCTATTTTTCAGCTTACCGATGATGAAGTTTCAGAAGTTGAATTGATTTTCAATAAAATACAAAAAGAAATCAATTCCGATTATGTCTATAAATACGATTTAATTCGAAATTATGTCGCTGAATTAATTCACTTTGGACAAAAATTACAACCTATAACGGCGTTATATTCCAAACATAATTCTGCTGCCAGAGTTTCCTCTCTATTTGCTGAATTATTAGAAAGGCAATTCCCAATAGAATCTCCGCATCAGCGATTAGAACTGAGAACTGCTAAAGATTTTGCCGAAAGATTATCCGTTCACGTAAACCATCTCAATAAAGTTTTAAAAGAAAATACAGGAAAAACAACAACCGAATTGATCAGCAGCCGATTGACAAATGAAGCCAAAATCCTTTTAAAACAAACGGATTGGAACATTTCTGAAATTGCCTATTCTCTAGGTTTTGAAGAATTGGCGCATTTTTCTAACTTCTTCAAAAAACAAACTACGTTTACGCCTTTAGCTTTTAGATTGTAA
- a CDS encoding SDR family oxidoreductase — protein MKLSNNKILITGGATGIGLGLTQRFIEENNTVIICGRRESVLNEVKAKFPSVITKVCDLSDEKDRVALYNWIAENHSDLNVLVNNAGIQKWISVDDNNFYESMKSEIATNIEAPLHLTSLFINLKSLTTVMNVTSGLAFSPFAKVPVYSATKAFFRSFTLSLRHLLKSKNIEVIEIIPPALNTDLGGVGLHDAHPSVSDFIISIFDQLEQGRNELTFGTSETRLNASAEDLRNHFNAMHSN, from the coding sequence ATGAAATTATCAAACAACAAAATTCTGATTACCGGTGGTGCAACTGGTATCGGACTTGGACTTACGCAACGATTTATTGAAGAAAATAATACTGTAATCATTTGTGGCCGACGTGAATCTGTTTTAAATGAAGTGAAAGCAAAATTTCCCTCAGTAATTACAAAAGTCTGCGATTTATCTGATGAAAAAGATCGTGTTGCTCTTTATAATTGGATTGCAGAAAATCACAGCGATTTGAATGTTTTAGTGAACAATGCAGGAATTCAAAAATGGATTTCTGTAGATGATAACAATTTTTACGAAAGCATGAAAAGTGAAATTGCTACAAATATTGAAGCTCCTTTACATTTAACTTCTCTGTTTATAAACTTAAAATCGCTTACAACGGTAATGAACGTAACTTCAGGATTGGCATTCTCGCCATTTGCAAAAGTTCCTGTTTATTCAGCTACAAAAGCATTTTTCCGTTCGTTTACGTTATCGCTTCGCCATTTATTAAAATCAAAAAATATTGAAGTAATCGAGATTATTCCGCCTGCATTAAATACAGATCTTGGCGGTGTTGGTTTACACGACGCGCATCCAAGTGTAAGTGATTTTATTATTTCAATTTTCGATCAATTAGAACAAGGCAGAAACGAACTTACTTTCGGAACCAGCGAAACGAGATTAAATGCAAGCGCAGAAGATTTGAGAAATCATTTTAATGCAATGCATTCTAATTAA
- a CDS encoding SDR family oxidoreductase gives MAVNTKIALVTGGSRGLGKNMAIAIAKKGIDVVLTYNSKKDEADAVVKEIENLGQKAAAIQLNVADSRTFDGFFEEVKTALKNTFKTDKFDFLVNNAGIGIHNSFIGTTEAEFDQLTNIQFKGPFFLTQKALNVMNDGGGIVNISTGLARFSFPGYAAYASMKGAIETLTKYQAKELGERKIRANVVAPGAIETDFGGGVVRDNEQLNKNLASITALGRVGLPDDIGGVVAFLCTEEARWVNAQRIEVSGGMNL, from the coding sequence ATGGCAGTAAATACAAAAATCGCTTTGGTAACAGGCGGAAGCAGAGGTTTAGGAAAAAATATGGCAATCGCCATTGCTAAAAAAGGAATTGATGTTGTTTTAACGTACAACAGTAAAAAAGACGAAGCAGATGCTGTCGTAAAAGAAATAGAAAATTTAGGTCAAAAAGCTGCTGCAATTCAGTTAAATGTGGCTGATTCAAGAACTTTTGACGGCTTTTTTGAAGAAGTAAAAACCGCTTTAAAAAACACTTTTAAAACTGATAAATTTGATTTCTTAGTAAACAATGCCGGAATTGGTATTCATAATTCTTTTATTGGAACTACAGAAGCTGAATTTGACCAATTAACTAATATTCAGTTTAAAGGACCTTTCTTTTTAACGCAAAAAGCTTTAAATGTAATGAATGACGGCGGCGGAATTGTAAATATTTCTACTGGTTTGGCACGATTTTCATTCCCGGGTTATGCAGCGTATGCTTCTATGAAAGGCGCAATCGAAACCTTAACAAAATATCAGGCGAAAGAATTAGGAGAAAGAAAAATCAGAGCAAATGTTGTGGCTCCAGGTGCCATAGAAACTGATTTTGGCGGCGGAGTTGTTCGCGATAATGAACAATTAAACAAAAACTTAGCTTCAATAACCGCTTTAGGCAGAGTTGGTTTGCCAGACGATATTGGCGGCGTTGTTGCTTTTTTATGTACCGAAGAAGCCCGTTGGGTAAATGCGCAGCGCATCGAGGTTTCCGGCGGAATGAATTTGTAA
- a CDS encoding PepSY-like domain-containing protein, protein MKNVIFTLVLLCANYLMAQNGIMPTGEITPPEKVRFTFEKEYPNKKPIWAIDYVGDDNDEIRYEAKFKTDTNAEALAVYDNLGILKAYELQIPLSQLPQKAQAYLKKNYPAKAVREIAAVVDYKNKTTYEVIIEKESKFYDVVFDKNGGFDVIIQKD, encoded by the coding sequence ATGAAAAACGTAATTTTTACTCTTGTTCTTTTATGTGCCAATTATTTGATGGCGCAAAATGGAATTATGCCTACAGGAGAAATCACACCACCGGAAAAAGTTCGATTTACTTTTGAAAAAGAATACCCAAATAAAAAGCCGATCTGGGCAATTGATTATGTTGGTGATGATAATGATGAAATTAGATACGAAGCAAAATTTAAGACAGATACAAATGCTGAGGCATTGGCGGTTTATGATAATTTGGGGATTTTAAAGGCTTATGAATTGCAAATTCCGTTGAGCCAGCTTCCGCAGAAAGCGCAGGCTTATCTAAAGAAAAATTATCCGGCCAAAGCAGTTCGCGAAATTGCAGCTGTGGTTGATTATAAAAACAAAACAACTTATGAAGTTATAATAGAAAAAGAATCAAAATTTTATGATGTTGTATTTGATAAAAATGGAGGTTTTGATGTCATCATTCAAAAAGATTAA
- a CDS encoding LytR/AlgR family response regulator transcription factor: MKEPKKCIIVDDEPAAHYVLANYIKQNPQLELVFQGYNGIEAMDYLRDNKVDLMFLDINMPEISGMELLKIIPTHPKTILTTAYSEFALESYDYGVIDYLLKPIYFPRFLKAVDRFFGTENVKAKEDEVIVNSVSVKIDGYFVDIELDQLLYAQSFGNYVKLHTTKRTYLASITTSEFEKCLPEKNFMRIHKSYIVALDKIDETEKDFVVIKKEKLPIGITYKRELSDRLKK, translated from the coding sequence ATGAAAGAACCAAAAAAATGCATTATTGTTGATGATGAGCCGGCTGCGCATTATGTTTTGGCGAATTATATCAAACAAAATCCGCAATTAGAGTTGGTTTTTCAAGGCTATAATGGTATTGAAGCAATGGATTATCTTCGGGATAATAAAGTCGATTTGATGTTTTTGGATATTAATATGCCGGAGATTTCAGGAATGGAATTATTAAAAATTATTCCAACACATCCCAAAACTATTTTAACAACTGCTTATTCTGAATTTGCTTTAGAAAGCTATGATTACGGCGTTATTGATTATCTTTTGAAGCCTATTTATTTTCCGAGATTTTTAAAAGCGGTTGATCGTTTTTTTGGAACTGAAAATGTAAAAGCCAAGGAAGACGAAGTAATAGTGAATTCGGTAAGCGTAAAAATAGATGGCTATTTTGTTGATATTGAACTGGATCAGCTTTTGTATGCTCAAAGTTTTGGAAATTATGTGAAATTGCACACGACAAAGCGAACGTATCTGGCATCGATTACAACCAGTGAATTTGAAAAATGCCTTCCGGAGAAAAACTTTATGCGAATCCATAAATCATATATTGTAGCGCTCGATAAAATTGATGAAACCGAGAAAGATTTCGTTGTCATCAAAAAAGAAAAATTACCAATTGGGATTACTTATAAAAGAGAACTTTCTGACAGACTTAAAAAGTAG
- a CDS encoding sensor histidine kinase yields MNKKFDNILDNKWWQEIAVVAFSFTIYTLKNDWMLFSSFTSISMGVFFYCILYMHAQFNRFFLLPILFKTRRPITYILLTLFGVFVFSVILYEITMLDMFSNCRLYQNSHQRSYVYQLASVLGTLVCILSPIIVFKFYRIHRKQTDETLLFNQMQLNSLKGQLNPHFLFNTFNTLYGISLEFPDRTPDLIMKVSQLMRYQLESNNKQCVSLEDELEFINSYVQLEKERVGYRCDITYDCKIDNENTYKVSPMLLIAFIENAFKHGTCAIEKCFVRIIVTVENGLLHLHIVNSIPTKKTDVVSTKIGLKNTIERLNLIYGKDYKLNIQNDKNTYIVDLKLQLKKLV; encoded by the coding sequence ATGAATAAAAAATTTGATAACATATTGGATAACAAATGGTGGCAGGAAATTGCCGTTGTTGCCTTTTCATTTACAATTTATACGTTAAAAAATGACTGGATGTTATTTAGTTCTTTTACTTCCATTTCAATGGGCGTTTTCTTTTACTGTATATTGTATATGCACGCCCAGTTTAATCGTTTTTTTCTGCTTCCGATATTATTTAAAACCCGTCGCCCCATAACTTATATACTATTAACGCTATTTGGGGTTTTTGTTTTTTCGGTCATTTTGTATGAAATTACAATGCTTGACATGTTTAGCAATTGTCGTTTATATCAAAATTCACATCAAAGAAGTTATGTGTATCAACTGGCAAGTGTTTTAGGAACTTTGGTTTGTATCTTGAGTCCGATTATAGTTTTTAAATTCTACAGAATTCACAGAAAACAAACCGATGAAACGTTGCTGTTCAACCAAATGCAGCTGAATTCTTTAAAAGGACAATTAAATCCGCATTTTTTATTCAATACTTTTAATACGCTGTACGGAATCAGTCTTGAATTTCCGGACAGAACGCCGGATTTGATTATGAAAGTATCGCAATTAATGCGTTATCAGTTAGAAAGTAATAATAAACAATGTGTATCTTTAGAAGATGAACTGGAGTTTATAAACAGTTATGTGCAGCTTGAAAAAGAACGTGTGGGATATCGCTGCGATATTACATACGATTGTAAAATTGACAATGAAAATACCTATAAAGTATCGCCAATGCTGTTGATTGCGTTTATAGAAAACGCATTTAAACACGGAACCTGCGCTATCGAAAAATGTTTTGTTCGTATTATTGTAACAGTCGAAAACGGTTTGCTGCATTTGCATATTGTAAACTCAATTCCGACGAAAAAAACGGATGTTGTTTCGACTAAAATCGGATTAAAAAATACGATTGAACGTTTGAATTTGATTTATGGAAAAGACTATAAATTAAATATTCAGAATGATAAAAATACCTACATCGTAGATTTGAAATTACAACTGAAAAAGCTTGTATAA
- a CDS encoding TolC family protein, whose amino-acid sequence MYFKKITLLFFLIFASIGYSQTLSLKEAIKTGLENYGSIKAKTNYTSASRESLKQSRRDYLPNLNLSAQQDYGTINGQNGALYGFNGLGTASSGPTLPDQNWNSAFGALYLVNMNWDFFTFGKTKERINLAKVDVQARENDLKQEMFQQEIKISAAYLNLLASQRLLISQQKNLDRAEVFKKTAVARVKNGLLAGVDSTLATAEVSKAKIALNLARNFVKEQNNKLVDLMGVAPQDFATDTLFVNDIPKALLLAEKTTDSLHPLLQYYKTKIDYSNQQVKLYKRFYYPTMTAFGVLQTRASGFESTYATDQTAFSRNYWDGVNPDRSNYLVGIGISWNLTTPFRMSKQVSAQKFVSQGLQEEYNQADRELKSQLSFADDKIKITLENFAEAPIQVNAAQKAYLQKSTLYKNGLTDLTDLTQTLFTLNRAEIDRDIVNNNVWQSYLLKVAATGNFDLFINEF is encoded by the coding sequence ATGTATTTCAAAAAAATTACCTTATTATTTTTCTTGATTTTTGCATCAATCGGTTACTCACAAACCTTATCTTTAAAAGAAGCTATTAAAACAGGTCTTGAAAACTACGGTTCGATAAAAGCAAAAACCAACTACACAAGCGCCTCGCGAGAATCGCTTAAACAATCCCGCCGTGATTATTTGCCAAATTTAAACTTGTCTGCCCAACAAGATTACGGAACTATTAACGGGCAAAATGGGGCTTTGTACGGATTTAATGGTTTAGGAACGGCTTCTTCCGGACCAACTTTACCAGATCAAAACTGGAATTCGGCTTTTGGAGCCTTGTATTTAGTGAACATGAATTGGGATTTTTTCACTTTCGGAAAAACGAAGGAAAGAATCAATTTGGCAAAAGTTGATGTTCAGGCGAGAGAAAATGATCTGAAGCAGGAAATGTTTCAACAAGAAATCAAAATTTCTGCCGCTTATCTAAATTTATTGGCAAGTCAGCGCTTATTGATTTCTCAGCAAAAGAATTTAGACCGCGCCGAAGTTTTCAAAAAAACAGCCGTAGCCCGCGTTAAAAACGGATTATTGGCCGGAGTGGATTCTACTTTGGCTACAGCCGAAGTTTCTAAAGCTAAAATTGCTTTAAATCTGGCGAGAAACTTTGTTAAGGAACAAAACAACAAACTGGTCGATTTAATGGGTGTTGCTCCGCAGGATTTTGCTACAGATACACTTTTTGTAAATGATATCCCGAAAGCACTTTTACTGGCAGAAAAAACTACTGATAGTCTTCATCCGTTGCTTCAATATTATAAAACGAAAATTGATTACAGCAATCAGCAGGTAAAATTATACAAGCGTTTTTATTATCCAACAATGACTGCTTTTGGTGTTTTACAAACAAGAGCTTCAGGTTTTGAGTCAACATATGCAACGGATCAAACCGCATTTTCAAGAAATTATTGGGATGGTGTAAATCCGGATCGTTCTAACTATTTGGTTGGAATTGGAATTAGCTGGAATCTTACTACTCCTTTCAGAATGAGCAAACAAGTAAGTGCTCAAAAGTTTGTTTCGCAGGGTTTACAGGAAGAATACAATCAGGCTGACAGGGAATTAAAGTCGCAACTGAGTTTTGCTGATGATAAAATAAAAATCACGCTTGAAAATTTTGCCGAAGCGCCAATTCAGGTTAATGCGGCACAAAAAGCGTATTTGCAAAAATCGACTTTATACAAAAACGGTTTGACAGATTTGACTGATTTAACGCAAACACTGTTTACTTTAAATCGTGCCGAAATCGATCGTGATATCGTCAACAACAATGTGTGGCAATCGTATTTGCTAAAAGTGGCCGCAACGGGCAATTTTGACTTATTTATAAATGAATTTTAA